The following proteins come from a genomic window of Pichia kudriavzevii chromosome 1, complete sequence:
- a CDS encoding uncharacterized protein (PKUD0A07630; similar to Saccharomyces cerevisiae YBR140C (IRA1) and YOL081W (IRA2); ancestral locus Anc_3.124) codes for MSLRGKDTKLSGSSTSPNFTRTSHHNTTHQQTSFESTTTSMRHRDLTQVPTECLPIKNLFVSILFKRLDSILPYKSGFSIAQVLADPYYIQLKSHILKLISQQRLINDIISAVYNSLVKVLHRHKKSSLYNQSTDILNSIYILIFLLSSSLNAMKSKKYSNHPNLRLFQVAELTSTSQLLYSSNILAPPDIVLDDEISTKLLRLLLGLENDSACLSTLYEITLPVESSLKSSNLTQPISDALTSNYNFNSMSFNETAILSNSSQSNQSSASSHSSSSIMSNSTSNTSSSSTPISTLLDNPVYQSTVLNDHREVRSILEEKSKLAKFGLINLIDQAISSVLFYISASNPSRYLDFQKAIFKRINVESLYIKGSHMIQYTFLSVKTFNPNLQFIRDILNSTRRDSQRSLILRFFAESILSWALYRTDDFLQVFDHPNTCKNAESLFDIIHKQIEIRYSPRVYYCILGCLMLFQSKTISRFIESKSNKSTTQALKRSISHVTKLNSSKQKFLNDFSQLVTKSPENARPFIHFLLVGFSVGQHDKEHPLYKFVVFMREPMTKFLSLYDQEHSQNKLPQLASLSPHSTFSSLPKLTTFNSSTSTSSTNTNSNLKDDHSMQRGHSGRQDQQIEHCFDRSSDIDFKSKIVHELQVGVCSIYATINTTQLKSSISAIFSSNGYAMNLLSLYTGSFRLLIILPSLNKKILWLLQNLSCLSIKVLTLLADRSLEIYLNVLDMDPSQQDTPPTSYRMTPTSSSISSLSEVNRRSSDASKSSSFAMPSSNLASPTTNIGRLKSPISINRSSKNSSPISASPQYYKKQGLSLTCVDNDESSIDSNEDDFDYTSFHHKDSLMDELNFKEPIDFTSLAKNISMCDPRIIKENLINLLVTHAFCPAICYPEVNTSSNSNGLIDFYAFERTFKKFIDRIARLLLFEDKEILMATEMFLLSFCDTVSSNNALTVFTSYIGTSVLVDAVSAIGLSPEITNEKRNRIIKLILKLLEQRYENANLKLMYDHRHMIDTVHKTQSCRRIIKNFERIVFVGLFSSNIETIRCSKRVLQFYIFVITNPHHLPYCFDKSNLELAQNILSDKMTFGIVSIRKKIRDHLSHIKKPTDVFLDVWILMYKKISSVYHYDDVPPIDGSIETIDNYFSNLPLNEDMEIYSEYMVSLGGIIMAKCFENDVRQPSLRRKLETFITNKFLGLFCKEVKKRESSKEILSVSVHPFLCEIMLKNIELMLPRFELYLKTGQYNICELFISVVKSICQAEGDSLFPYAVSLWECNFKLLEMFNISNNTPEFLRLKIKFCKLQVLFLSKLEDLSLNGSILGKNHYARIAANYLESSFDNEGSKTKTKVLTFSIPKTSTVKSQKKMSSKMKEFKETELSDLQMDLRIESSTMLKLIFYRLPLDSMSHNYAGSEDDMSAANVVFSNYFNLFVRLLEKTDGLKKESSVYAATNHRSALINKEVIQALINLLNANFDIGLKYSLPLGNHANELIRISFIDVFSNIIKVVYENSKAIVNITEYYKEGVELLTSDTDLFLAASVNCPKSDLELFATSILQLQIPEKKRMELYIALINYDILHTYDKNEILRSNTVATRVTALYSYDEAVEYLIGIFRPIFQDMLNNENYFEVEKVEHQNEEEKEKNLAIFFEYLNRISCAIYNSIDNMPIGIRLIARTIYDTSRRVMPGIEYTPLNAYLFLRLINPTIVSPERLGIVDSVNPPFKRSLIQLARVCQSLVNEAPIRLPIVEDKEEELAAVRGKLFAYMREIVDFEFEKAFNKLDDSITEDPESLLDNSTKENSLYYLHSFFYDHNLSIRKTYCNISFGYTTMDKKIEHSRWADRILSKLKIPRRLKEYQIPESVKNDKSPKGILLYDFMTRTALASEDFSFIKVLITKDGLPMICISTLELDPDFSVTTYTYGFLQTVTKFWESPFCCLVDLTSFSDFTLFEKVRNMAISMLPSHFASNCKRTYLLNMSSSFFLEFKKIAFNFEEDIATDFVFMTTNDDLKTMNKNNLVGYVNPVSHDSRVSFHDVSIYQESSNRFIPVKLKIGDQFLQISSALPQRIKILNKMHVVNLVDCYKLSDLSDINSSSYTGVANEISFMNIKTNTRIILTSVKKIEIMRTLYFSRARLNNNVYVEDDHSDSSNPKFIVGQLLNTAFCGLTSEADEIRKSSYALLASIKQSANLKTELSIESIDGVIFPYGNNDYIIQISANIARNHPDLTYAFIHGFFNGFTKMSDEEKKMMVLCVSPWVKNIYRYVYHSDSLMGPTRTREIIRKYVLASRENINHKIFSLFIWPQLSLEDGLIDIIIDEIVTASIDYEAEGNDWNQITKYWPLKSSIEICSVIISRLKEKSYNLPLKETEIEAHTRWIETTVLAKFLSYLIFDSLLFVDRYIGDIFYIVTIYMDYGPLEFRRSLLHLLTRTFHSYLSKPHLKAEQHQLIRNQIELLNGARFRMLFGLTRQDGENFLTPNLIASEISTKAIAVSTLCNLLTKFLEYDLDQDEYALQMVKWNSSVSKIAFNNNSQLQPRGILVLGSLTKQGVSSRLILKFVELVQHVVRNYARDNSNRNPPDYNMIVCTMHAFGKCIDGINSKSSFHPLMFWGNLTTALSENVNTFIYSISFIRLTFMKIYEYLKETDISLVDYLLQYKNEHFNTVEEAHGFSLTRETFDIILVSLCCKGLESPISYDKSVTALKSLLEIRYAEHIRFSTDIYNDYMCYMFFIYLTANSDEELISSIEQCGLKDLEYIDGGICKIPKCLVDWFVQPTLNVYSTSLGTTNYYMNQKLDELASNRVIAFILEVYKFDPKTILRLYKHIKKILEKFVESSGAPSILEKVLDVIIDVINIEGYECYETFDTEWVEKMRQHNINGISEFILLRDNLPENEKVYERRAKRLDMYDMQLQIIEQSYKEKFEEL; via the coding sequence ATGTCGCTGAGAGGTAAGGACACTAAGCTCAGCGGTTCTAGTACATCCCCAAACTTCACGAGAACTTCCCATCATAATACAACACATCAGCAAACATCTTTCGAATCTACAACTACTTCCATGAGACATCGTGATCTCACGCAAGTACCCACGGAATGTTTGCCAATCAAGAACCTGTTTGTTTCCATCCTGTTCAAGAGGTTGGATTCAATTTTACCTTACAAGTCAGgcttttcaattgctcAGGTTTTGGCTGATCCCTATTATATCCAATTGAAATCGCATATACTCAAATTAATCTCTCAACAGCGCCTCATCAATGATATAATTTCTGCTGTTTACAACTCTCTAGTGAAGGTCCTGCATCGGCacaagaaatcaagtttATACAACCAAAGTACCGATATATTGAACTCAATCTATATCCTGATTTTCCTATTATCGAGCTCTTTGAATGCCATgaaatccaagaaataCTCGAACCATCCTAATTTGCGGTTGTTCCAAGTAGCAGAATTGACTAGTACTTCCCAACTACTCTATTCTTCGAACATTTTGGCACCCCCAGATATTGTCttggatgatgaaataaGCACAAAGCTATTGAGATTATTGTTGGGTCTGGAGAATGACTCGGCTTGCTTGTCTACCTTGTATGAAATTACTTTACCAGTAGAATCAAGCTTAAAATCTTCGAATTTGACTCAGCCAATCTCGGATGCTTTGACGTCAAATTATAATTTTAACTCGATGTCCTTCAACGAAACCGcaatattatcaaattcaagtcAGTCTAATCAATCATCAGCTTCGAGCCATTCGTCCTCTTCGATTAtgtcaaattcaacatctaATACTTCATCAAGCTCTACACCCATTTCTACCTTACTTGATAATCCAGTCTACCAATCGACAGTGCTTAATGATCATAGAGAAGTTAGGAGTatattggaagaaaaatcaaaattggCTAAATTTGGCCTAATAAATTTGATTGATCAGGCTATATCCTCTGTTTTGTTCTATATATCTGCCTCTAATCCATCAAGATATTTAGACTTCCAGAAGGCCATTTTTAAGAGAATCAACGTTGAAAGCTTATATATAAAAGGTTCTCACATGATTCAATACACCTTTCTATCGGTTAAAACCTTTAACCCTAATTTACAGTTTATCAGGGACATACTAAATAGTACTAGGAGAGATTCTCAAAGGAGCTTAATACTTCGTTTTTTTGCAGAGTCTATCCTAAGTTGGGCATTATATCGAACAGATGATTTTTTGCAAGTGTTTGACCATCCCAACACTTGCAAAAATGCCGAAAGTCTATTTGATATTATTCATAAACAGATTGAAATAAGATACTCACCTCGAGTCTACTATTGCATTTTGGGCTGTTTAATGCTTTTTCAGTCAAAAACTATATCTAGGTTCATCGAGTCCAAGTCGAACAAATCTACTACGCAAGCTTTGAAAAGGTCGATTTCACATGTCACCAAACTGAACTCAAGCAAGCAAAAATTCTTGAATGACTTCTCTCAGTTGGTCACAAAGTCTCCAGAAAACGCAAGGCCTTTTATACATTTCCTActtgttggattttcagTGGGACAACATGATAAAGAACATCCCTTATATAAATTTGTTGTGTTCATGAGAGAACCAATGACCAAGTTTTTAAGTCTATATGATCAGGAACATTCACAAAACAAACTTCCTCAACTTGCCTCTTTGTCTCCTCATTCAaccttttcatcattacCGAAATTGACCACATTTAATTCCTCGACTTCAACTTCTAGTACAAACACAAATTCAAACCTGAAGGATGACCATTCTATGCAGCGTGGACATTCAGGTCGACAAGATCAGCAGATCGAACATTGTTTTGATAGGTCGAGCgatattgatttcaagtcGAAAATTGTTCATGAACTACAAGTAGGGGTTTGTAGCATCTATGCGACTATCAATACCACTCAATTGAAGTCATCAATCTCGGCAATTTTTAGTTCAAATGGTTATGCAATGAATCTGCTGTCATTATATACAGGTTCTTTTCGTTTGTTGATTATCTTGCCCTCgttaaataaaaaaattttatggCTACTACAAAACCTTTCttgtttatcaataaaggTTCTAACCTTGTTGGCTGATAGATCCCTGGAAATTTATCTGAACGTATTGGATATGGATCCTTCTCAACAAGATACACCACCAACTTCTTACAGAATGAcaccaacttcttcttccatttcatcattatcgGAAGTAAATAGACGTTCTTCAGATGCCAGTAAATCTTCGTCTTTTGCAATGCCATCTTCGAATCTTGCCTCCCCAACAACTAATATAGGTAGATTGAAGTCTCCCATCTCAATTAATAgaagttcaaaaaataGCTCTCCTATTTCAGCCTCTCCGCAGTATTACAAAAAACAAGGTCTATCTTTAACTTGTGTTGATAATGACGAAAGCTCTATCGACTCTAACGAGGATGACTTTGACTACACATCTTTTCACCATAAGGACTCCTTAATGGATGAGCTCAATTTTAAGGAACCTATAGATTTCACATCTTTAGCTAAGAATATATCCATGTGCGATCCAAGGATTATTAAGGAAAATCTTATAAACTTACTAGTGACCCATGCTTTTTGTCCTGCGATTTGCTATCCTGAGGTTAATACTAGTTCAAATAGCAATGGCTTAATAGATTTTTACGCATTTGAGAGAACATTTAAGAAGTTCATAGATAGAATTGCTAGGTTGCTTTTGTTTGAGGATAAAGAGATATTAATGGCGACTGAGATGTTCTTATTAAGTTTCTGTGATACTGTGAGCAGTAATAATGCATTGACGGTATTCACCTCTTATATCGGGACTTCAGTTTTGGTTGACGCGGTATCTGCCATTGGATTATCTCCAGAAAttacaaatgaaaaaaggAATAGAATTATCAAACTCATTTTGAAGCTACTTGAACAAAGATACGAAAATGCAAATTTAAAGTTGATGTACGACCATAGGCACATGATTGATACCGTACATAAAACACAATCATGTCGGAGAATAAttaaaaattttgaaagaattgtGTTTGTCGGTTTATTCTCGAGTAATATTGAAACCATCAGATGCTCGAAAAGAGTACTTCAGTTTTACATTTTTGTCATCACCAATCCTCATCACCTTCCCTattgttttgataaatccaACCTTGAACTTGCACAGAATATTTTAAGTGATAAGATGACTTTTGGAATAGTTTCaattagaaagaaaattagAGATCATTTAAGTCACATAAAAAAACCTACAGATGTATTTCTTGACGTATGGATTTTGAtgtacaaaaaaatatcgTCAGTTTACCATTACGATGATGTGCCTCCTATTGATGGATCCATTGAAACTATTGATAATTACTTCAGTAATCTTCCTTTGAATGAAGACATGGAAATTTACAGCGAATACATGGTTTCACTAGGTGGTATAATTATGGCTAAATGTTTTGAGAATGATGTACGTCAACCAAGTTTAAGAAGGAAGTTGGAGACCTTTATTACCAATAAATTTCTTGGCTTATTCTGTAAAGAAgtgaagaagagagaaagttcaaaagaaattctAAGTGTCTCTGTTCACCCTTTCTTATGTGAGATAATGCTGAAAAATATCGAATTAATGCTACCAAGATTTGAACTGTATTTAAAGACAGGACAATATAATATTTGCGAGCTTTTTATTAGCGTTGTCAAGTCCATTTGTCAGGCTGAGGGTGACAGTTTGTTTCCCTACGCTGTCAGTTTGTGGGAATGCAACTTTAAATTACTTGAGATGTTCAACATCAGTAACAATACTCCAGAATTCCTaagattgaagataaaGTTCTGCAAATTACAAGTCCTTTTTTTAAGTAAGCTAGAAGATTTATCCCTGAACGGTTCAATTCtaggaaaaaatcattatGCTAGAATTGCGGCTAATTATCTCGAAAGTTCATTTGATAATGAAGGAAGTAAAACTAAAACTAAAGTTTTGACTTTCAGTATTccaaaaacatcaacagtGAAATCACAAAAGAAGATGTCAAGtaaaatgaaagaatttAAGGAGACTGAATTGAGTGATTTGCAAATGGACTTGAGAATTGAGTCATCAacaatgttgaaattgattttttacAGGCTACCATTGGACTCTATGAGTCACAACTATGCCGGTTCGGAAGATGATATGAGTGCTGCGAATGTGGTGTTTTCTAATTACTTCAATCTTTTCGTTCGATTGCTAGAAAAAACTGATGGTCTCAAGAAAGAGAGCAGTGTTTATGCAGCCACAAATCATAGATCTGCTCTGATCAACAAAGAAGTCATACAAGCATTAATCAATTTACTAAATGCCAATTTTGATATTGgtttgaaatattctttACCATTGGGTAACCATGCTAATGAATTGATCAGAATTTCCTTTATTGATGTCTTCTCTAATATTATTAAAGTTGTTTATGAAAATTCTAAAGCTATAGTTAATATCACTGAATACTATAAAGAGGGGGTTGAACTACTAACATCGGATACTGATCTTTTCTTGGCTGCCTCTGTGAACTGTCCAAAATCTGACCTTGAGCTATTTGCTACATCTATTTTACAGCTACAAATACctgaaaagaagagaatgGAACTTTACATAGCCTTGATAAACTACGACATTTTACACACCTACGATAAGAACGAAATTCTAAGATCAAATACTGTTGCAACTAGGGTAACTGCTTTGTATTCGTATGATGAAGCTGTTGAATACTTGATTGGAATATTTAGACCAATATTCCAAGATATGCtcaacaatgaaaattactttgaagttgaaaaggtTGAACATCagaatgaagaagagaaggaaaaaaatttggCCATCTTTTTTGAGTACCTAAACCGCATTTCATGTGCAATATATAACTCAATTGACAATATGCCAATTGGTATTAGATTAATAGCACGGACAATATATGACACTAGTCGTCGGGTTATGCCAGGAATTGAATATACTCCGCTCAATGCTTACTTGTTTTTAAGGTTAATCAATCCCACTATTGTTTCACCAGAAAGGTTAGGTATTGTTGACTCCGTTAACCCTCCATTTAAGAGGTCTTTGATTCAGTTGGCCCGTGTCTGTCAATCACTCGTCAATGAAGCACCTATAAGGTTACCTATTGTGGAAgacaaagaggaagagcTTGCTGCAGTAAGGGGAAAACTTTTCGCTTATATGAGAGAAATagttgattttgagtttgagaAAGCATTCAACAAGTTGGACGATTCTATAACTGAAGACCCTGAATCGCTTTTGGATAACTCTACTAAGGAAAATTCTCTCTATTATTTGCATTCCTTTTTTTATGATCACAACTTGAGTATCAGGAAAACTTATTGCAATATATCTTTTGGTTATACGACCATGGATAAGAAGATTGAGCATTCTAGATGGGCTGACAGAATTTTGAGTAAACTCAAAATACCAAGAAGGTTGAAAGAGTATCAAATCCCTGAAAGCGTGAAGAATGATAAATCTCCTAAAGGAATTCTACTCTACGATTTTATGACGAGAACAGCTTTGGCTTCTGAAGATTTCTCCTTTATTAAAGTTCTGATAACCAAGGATGGGTTACCAATGATTTGCATCAGTACGTTAGAACTCGACCCAGATTTTTCCGTTACAACTTATACGTATGGTTTCTTGCAAACTGTCACAAAATTCTGGGAGTCTCCTTTCTGTTGCCTTGTTGATCTTACTTCATTCTCCGACTTtactttatttgaaaaagtcaGAAATATGGCTATATCTATGTTGCCTTCACATTTCGCATCTAACTGCAAGCGAACATATTTACTCAATATgtcttcttcctttttcctAGAGTTTAAGAAGATTGCTTTCAACTTTGAGGAAGACATTGCAACAGATTTTGTATTCATGACTACCAATGATGATCTAAAGACAATGAATAAAAATAATCTTGTGGGATATGTAAATCCAGTCTCACACGATAGTAGGGTTTCTTTTCATGATGTCAGTATTTACCAAGAGTCAAGCAATCGATTCATACCtgtgaaattgaaaataggTGATCAATTTTTACAAATTAGTTCTGCTTTGCCTCAAAGAATCAAGATACTGAACAAGATGCATGTCGTGAATTTGGTTGATTGTTACAAATTAAGTGATTTAAGCGATATCAACTCTAGCTCTTATACTGGTGTTGCCAATGAAATATCCTTTATGAATATCAAAACTAATACTAGAATCATTTTAACTTCTGTTAAAAAAATCGAAATCATGCGAACTCTTTACTTTTCAAGAGCAAGGCTAAATAACAATGTttatgttgaagatgatcaCAGCGATTCTTCTAATCCTAAGTTTATAGTCGGCCAACTTTTAAATACCGCATTTTGCGGTCTTACTTCTGAAGCCGACGAAATCAGAAAGTCATCATATGCACTTCTGGCTTCAATTAAACAGTCTGCAAATTTGAAGACCGAGTTATCAATTGAAAGTATTGATGGAGTTATATTTCCTTATGGTAACAATGACTATATTATACAGATATCTGCAAACATTGCAAGGAATCATCCAGACTTGACATATGCTTTTATTCAtggattcttcaatggtttTACCAAAATGTCCGAcgaagagaaaaaaatgatggtTTTATGCGTTTCCCCTTGGGTCAAAAATATCTATCGATACGTTTATCATTCCGATTCATTAATGGGTCCGACTAGAACTCGTGAAATCATAAGAAAATATGTTCTTGCCAGTAGAGAAAATATTAATCAtaaaatattttctttattcaTTTGGCCCCAACTTTCATTGGAAGACGGTTTAATCGACAtcattattgatgaaattgttaCAGCCTCGATTGACTATGAAGCAGAAGGAAACGATTGGAATCAAATCACGAAATACTGGCCATTGAAGtcatcaattgaaataTGTAGTGTTATAATTAGCAGATTAAAGGAAAAGTCTTATAATTTGCCATTAAAGgaaactgaaattgaagctCATACTAGATGGATTGAAACAACCGTTTTGGCCAAGTTCCTGTCATACTTGATTTTCGattcattattatttgtTGACCGTTACATCGGAGACATTTTCTATATTGTCACCATCTATATGGATTATGGACCATTAGAATTTCGGAGGTCATTATTACACCTATTAACGAGAACGTTCCATTCCTACCTATCAAAGCCACATTTGAAAGCAGAACAACACCAACTAATcagaaatcaaattgaattaCTAAATGGAGCAAGGTTCCGGATGCTTTTTGGTTTGACCAGACAGGACGGCGAGAATTTCTTGACTCCCAACCTTATTGCTTCAGAGATTAGTACTAAAGCCATTGCTGTATCTACGCTCTGCAACTTGCTAACCAAATTCTTGGAATATGATTTAGACCAGGATGAATATGCGTTACAAATGGTTAAATGGAACTCAAGTGTCAGCAAGATTGCGTTCAACAATAATTCACAACTTCAACCTCGGGGTATATTGGTGTTAGGTTCTTTAACAAAACAAGGAGTTTCAAGCAGAttaattttgaagtttgTTGAATTAGTTCAGCATGTTGTCAGAAATTATGCCAGAGATAATTCCAATAGAAACCCACCTGATTATAACATGATAGTATGTACAATGCATGCCTTTGGCAAATGTATTGACGGGATAAATAGTAAATCTAGCTTTCATCCATTGATGTTTTGGGGAAACTTGACAACTGCATTGAGTGAGAATGTTAATACGTTCATATATAGTATTAGCTTCATAAGGCTAACTTTCATGAAGATATACGAATACCTTAAAGAGACAGATATTTCATTGGTTGATTATTTGCTTcaatacaaaaatgaaCATTTTAAcactgttgaagaagcacaTGGATTCTCTCTAACAAGAGAAACTTTTGACATCATTTTAGTCTCCTTGTGTTGCAAGGGCTTAGAATCACCAATTTCATATGACAAGTCTGTAACGGCTCTCAAATCATTGCTAGAAATTAGATATGCTGAACATATTAGGTTTTCAACTGACATCTACAATGATTATATGTGCTACATGTTCTTCATATATCTAACCGCAAATTCAGATGAAGAGCTGATCTCAAGTATTGAACAATGTGGGTTGAAAGACCTTGAATATATTGACGGAGGTATCTGCAAGATTCCCAAATGTTTGGTTGATTGGTTTGTTCAGCCAACACTAAATGTTTATTCAACCAGTCTAGGTACAACTAATTACTATATGAATCAAAAACTCGATGAGCTTGCATCGAATAGGGTTATTGCATTTATTCTTGAAGTTTACAAGTTTGATCCAAAGACCATATTGAGACTATATAAACATATCAAAAAgattttggagaaatttgTGGAATCTTCTGGTGCTCCAAGTATACTTGAAAAGGTATTAGACGTCATTATTGACGTGATAAATATCGAAGGATACGAATGTTATGAAACCTTTGATACGGAATGGGTGGAAAAGATGAGACAACACAATATCAACGGAATTTCTGAATTCATATTGCTGCGTGATAACTTGCCAGAAAACGAAAAAGTATACGAAAGAAGGGCAAAACGATTGGACATGTATGATATGCAGTTGCAAATCATTGAACAATCATATAAggagaaatttgaagaactttGA
- a CDS encoding uncharacterized protein (PKUD0A07640; similar to Saccharomyces cerevisiae YOL080C (REX4); ancestral locus Anc_3.125) — protein MSSNWQRLLQKQRKQQVKSSKTSKSVKSNKVSKSVRVPLSKIVELQKAENVKQANNSKPLQIKKSESDNISNREKEIGRFLAIDCEFVGVGPEGVQSELARVSIVNYHCHTVYDRYVKPREKVTDWRTHVSGIRPSDMHNAISFKQAQQETADLLKDRILIGHAVHHDLEALYLTHPKKMIRDTAGHTPFKQKYSKGKTPSLKKLAQEILGWNIQGGEHSSVEDAKATMLIYKSDKKNFEAKARSSKGK, from the coding sequence ATGTCGAGTAACTGGCAAAGGTTACTTCAAAAGCAAAGGAAACAACAAGTGAAATCGTCGAAAACTTCTAAGTCAgtcaaatccaacaaagTATCAAAATCAGTTAGGGTGCCACTATCTAAAATAGTAGAGCTGCAAAAGGCGGAAAATGTGAAGCAAGcaaacaattcaaaacCCTTGCAGATAAAGAAATCAGAGTCAGATAATATATCCAATCgtgaaaaagaaataggAAGATTCTTGGCAATAGACTGTGAATTCGTAGGTGTGGGTCCGGAAGGTGTTCAATCTGAACTGGCTCGTGTATCGATCGTCAATTATCATTGTCACACAGTTTATGACAGATATGTGAaaccaagagaaaaagtGACTGACTGGAGAACCCATGTTTCCGGTATCAGACCCTCTGATATGCACAATGccatttctttcaaacaaGCTCAACAAGAAACAGCAGATCTACTGAAAGATAGGATTCTAATTGGTCATGCTGTACATCACGATTTAGAGGCATTATATCTGACACATCCTAAAAAGATGATTCGAGATACAGCCGGTCATACCCCatttaaacaaaaatattcaaaaggTAAGACTCCTagtttaaaaaaattagctCAAGAAATTTTAGGTTGGAATATTCAAGGGGGTGAACACTCTTCAGTGGAAGATGCTAAAGCTACCATGCTTATTTACAAAAGTGATAAGAAGAATTTCGAAGCTAAAGCTCGAAGCAGTAAGGGAAAatag
- a CDS encoding uncharacterized protein (PKUD0A07650) gives MIYKKEDLRKRNLVLFLLRRGKTASLLMIHSHFTGLPQFPLFFTLLSRYCRSSAQTLWRMCGCGVCCSGTCWHLLAVHFLPCTDHVEFLRGSLYTSCGFDTCGACADFSQTRNCPFFRMHWCVYFTIGNNITLYRLCATLYFQCALKNNTILHPDSGFDHCPPISQNYILYPIISPSLFFC, from the coding sequence ATGATTTATAAGAAAGAAGATCTCAGAAAGAGGAACCTCGTTCTCTTTTTATTGCGTCGGGGAAAAACTGCCTCACTTTTGATGATACATTCGCATTTTACAGGTTTACCACAGTTTCCACTTTTTTTCACGTTACTTTCCAGATATTGCAGATCCTCCGCGCAAACGCTGTGGCGCATGTGCGGCTGCGGGGTATGTTGTTCCGGGACGTGTTGGCACCTTCTGGCTGTTCACTTTCTGCCCTGCACCGACCACGTGGAGTTTCTCCGAGGCAGTCTATACACGTCCTGCGGCTTTGACACATGTGGCGCATGCGCAGACTTCTCCCAAACCAGAAATTGTCCTTTTTTCCGTATGCATTGGTGTGTATATTTCACTATAGGAAATAATATTACATTGTACAGATTATGTGCTACATTGTATTTCCAGTGCGCCTTAAAGAATAATACCATCCTTCATCCAGACTCGGGATTTGATCACTGCCCCCCTATTTCTCAAAACTACATTCTCTACCCCATAATATCGCCTTCcctgtttttttgttga